The Streptomyces sp. RKAG293 genome includes a region encoding these proteins:
- the pyrR gene encoding bifunctional pyr operon transcriptional regulator/uracil phosphoribosyltransferase PyrR has protein sequence MAEDRSTSARPVLEAPDIARVLTRIAHEIVERAKGADDVVLLGIPTRGVFLARRLADKLADITGRKVPVGSLDITMYRDDLRLHPARALARTDIPGDGVDGRLVILVDDVLFSGRTIRAALDALNDIGRPRAVQLAVLVDRGHRELPIRADYVGKNLPTSLRETVKVHLTEEDGRDTVLLGVREGSPADE, from the coding sequence ATGGCTGAAGACCGCAGTACATCCGCACGCCCGGTGCTCGAAGCACCGGACATCGCACGGGTCCTGACCCGCATCGCCCACGAGATCGTCGAACGCGCCAAGGGCGCCGACGACGTGGTGCTCCTCGGCATTCCCACCCGCGGTGTCTTCCTCGCCCGCAGGCTGGCCGACAAACTCGCCGACATCACCGGCCGCAAGGTCCCGGTCGGATCGCTCGACATCACCATGTACCGCGACGACCTGCGGCTGCACCCGGCCCGCGCACTGGCCCGCACCGACATCCCCGGTGACGGCGTCGACGGCCGGCTGGTGATCCTCGTCGACGACGTGCTCTTCTCGGGCCGCACGATCCGCGCCGCCCTCGACGCGCTGAACGACATCGGCCGGCCGCGAGCCGTACAGCTCGCCGTCCTCGTCGACCGCGGCCACCGCGAACTCCCGATCCGGGCCGACTACGTCGGCAAGAACCTCCCCACCTCGCTGCGCGAGACCGTCAAGGTCCACCTCACCGAAGAGGACGGCCGTGACACGGTCCTCCTCGGCGTGCGCGAGGGCTCCCCGGCGGACGAATAG
- the carA gene encoding glutamine-hydrolyzing carbamoyl-phosphate synthase small subunit, with product MTTSTQRADRTPAVLVLEDGRIFRGRAYGAVGETVGEAVFSTGMSGYQETLTDPSYHRQVVVMTAPHIGNTGVNDEDPESSRIWVAGYVVRDPARVSSNWRARRTLDEELVNQGVVGISGIDTRALTRHLRERGAMRVGIFSGAAIGTDADLLAKVLQAPQMKGADLSAEVATKESYIVPAIGTKRFTVAAIDLGIKAMTPQRMAERGIEVHVLPATATVEDVYAVAPDGVFFSNGPGDPATADHPVAVMRGVLERKTPLFGICFGNQILGRALGFGTYKLKYGHRGINQPVQDRTTGKVEITAHNHGFAVDAPLDTVSDTPYGRAEVSHVCLNDNVVEGLHLLDQPAFSVQYHPEAAAGPHDAAYLFDRFVELMRDNNQHSADLMEGQRA from the coding sequence ATGACGACCTCCACCCAGCGGGCAGACAGGACCCCCGCCGTACTCGTCCTGGAGGACGGCCGGATCTTCCGCGGCCGTGCCTACGGGGCGGTGGGGGAGACCGTCGGCGAGGCCGTCTTCTCCACCGGCATGTCCGGCTACCAGGAGACGCTGACCGACCCGTCGTACCACCGCCAGGTGGTCGTCATGACGGCTCCGCACATCGGCAACACCGGCGTCAACGACGAGGACCCGGAGTCGTCCCGCATCTGGGTCGCCGGCTATGTGGTCCGCGACCCCGCCCGGGTCTCGTCCAACTGGCGCGCCCGCCGCACCCTCGACGAGGAACTCGTCAACCAGGGCGTCGTCGGCATCAGCGGCATCGACACCCGCGCCCTCACCCGCCATCTGCGCGAGCGCGGCGCCATGCGGGTCGGCATCTTCTCCGGTGCCGCCATCGGCACCGACGCCGACCTGCTCGCCAAGGTCCTCCAGGCACCCCAGATGAAGGGCGCCGACCTGTCGGCCGAGGTGGCGACCAAGGAGTCGTACATCGTCCCGGCGATCGGCACCAAGCGCTTCACCGTGGCCGCGATCGACCTCGGCATCAAGGCGATGACGCCGCAGCGGATGGCCGAGCGCGGCATCGAGGTCCATGTGCTGCCCGCCACCGCGACCGTCGAGGACGTGTACGCCGTCGCGCCCGACGGGGTGTTCTTCTCCAACGGCCCCGGCGACCCGGCCACCGCCGACCACCCGGTCGCGGTGATGCGGGGGGTGCTGGAGCGGAAGACCCCGCTCTTCGGCATCTGCTTCGGCAACCAGATCCTGGGCCGCGCGCTCGGGTTCGGCACCTACAAGCTCAAGTACGGCCACCGCGGCATCAACCAGCCGGTCCAGGACCGCACCACCGGCAAGGTCGAGATCACCGCGCACAACCACGGCTTCGCCGTCGACGCGCCGCTCGACACGGTCTCGGACACGCCCTACGGCCGGGCCGAGGTCAGCCACGTCTGCCTGAACGACAACGTGGTCGAGGGACTCCACCTCCTCGACCAGCCGGCGTTCAGCGTCCAGTACCACCCCGAAGCAGCCGCCGGCCCGCACGACGCCGCGTACCTGTTCGACCGTTTCGTCGAGCTCATGCGAGACAACAACCAGCACAGCGCAGATCTGATGGAGGGCCAGCGTGCCTAA
- the efp gene encoding elongation factor P encodes MASTNDLKNGLVLKLDGGQLWTVVEFQHVKPGKGPAFVRTKLKHVLSGKVVDKTFNAGIKVETANVDKRGMQFSYKDGTDFVFMDTDTFDQVYITPEVVGDAANYLLEGFEAVVAMYEGAPLYIELPASVELVIEYTEPGVQGDRSTGGSKPARLETGYEIGVPLFITTGEKIKVDTRSGDYLGRVNS; translated from the coding sequence GTGGCATCCACGAACGACCTCAAGAACGGCCTCGTGCTCAAGCTCGACGGCGGCCAGCTCTGGACCGTTGTCGAGTTCCAGCACGTCAAGCCCGGCAAGGGCCCCGCCTTCGTCCGCACGAAGCTCAAGCACGTGCTGTCCGGCAAGGTCGTCGACAAGACCTTCAACGCCGGCATCAAGGTCGAGACGGCCAACGTCGACAAGCGCGGTATGCAGTTCTCCTACAAGGACGGCACCGACTTCGTCTTCATGGACACCGACACCTTCGACCAGGTGTACATCACCCCCGAGGTCGTCGGCGACGCCGCCAACTACCTCCTCGAAGGCTTCGAGGCCGTCGTGGCGATGTACGAGGGCGCTCCGCTCTACATCGAGCTCCCGGCCTCCGTCGAGCTGGTCATCGAGTACACCGAGCCGGGTGTCCAGGGCGACCGGTCGACCGGTGGCTCCAAGCCGGCGCGGCTCGAGACCGGCTACGAGATCGGCGTTCCGCTCTTCATCACCACCGGTGAGAAGATCAAGGTCGACACCCGTTCGGGTGACTATCTCGGCCGGGTGAACAGCTAA
- a CDS encoding aminotransferase class V-fold PLP-dependent enzyme, which yields MSDQETDQQIIDRLTALRSQDLPVRGGRTMAYVYDSGLDGLDDLAERAQAAFAGVNGLDMTAFPSVVALENDIVGRAAGLLGGDGGTAGTFTSGGTESCLLAVLTARNHARRTRGVTAPELVLPATAHAAFRKAAALFGLTVVTVPVDPGTFRARPEAMAAAMTDRTALVVASAPSYAHGVIDPVTEIAAAAAGRGVLCHVDACIGGWYLAHLPRTLPRPPAFDLAVPGVTSIAVDLHKYAYTPKGASVLLFRDAELRRHGWFADASWPGYPVVNATLQGTKSAGPLAAAWAVLRRIGPAGYAELSGRVHEAVQALVGGIGRIDGLRVLGIPQASLVAVASDDPGLDPFVVADEMRLRGWFLQPQPAFGGSPPNLHLTVTAAVASPERIALLLEELGGAVRRARELGPAAVDEGLAGLAAQLDPDTLGPEEIALALQLAGISDDGALPERMAPVLAVLQALPPRLTERLLPEVIGRLYRARTGPYG from the coding sequence ATGTCCGATCAGGAGACCGATCAACAGATCATCGACCGGCTGACGGCGCTGCGGTCCCAGGACCTCCCGGTGCGCGGCGGCCGCACCATGGCCTATGTCTACGACTCCGGGCTGGACGGTCTCGACGACCTCGCGGAGCGGGCCCAGGCGGCCTTCGCCGGGGTCAACGGCCTGGACATGACGGCCTTTCCCAGCGTGGTGGCCCTGGAGAACGACATCGTCGGCCGGGCCGCGGGGCTGCTCGGCGGGGACGGCGGGACGGCCGGCACCTTCACCAGCGGCGGCACCGAGAGCTGTCTGCTCGCCGTGCTGACCGCCCGGAACCACGCCCGTCGCACCCGGGGCGTCACCGCCCCGGAACTGGTGCTGCCCGCCACCGCCCACGCGGCCTTCCGCAAGGCCGCCGCCCTCTTCGGCCTGACCGTCGTCACGGTCCCGGTGGACCCCGGGACGTTCCGCGCCCGCCCGGAGGCGATGGCGGCCGCCATGACCGACCGGACGGCCCTGGTGGTGGCCTCGGCGCCGTCCTACGCCCACGGGGTGATCGACCCGGTCACCGAGATCGCCGCCGCGGCGGCCGGGCGCGGGGTGCTGTGCCACGTCGACGCCTGCATCGGCGGCTGGTACCTGGCGCACCTGCCCCGGACGCTGCCCCGGCCGCCCGCGTTCGACCTGGCGGTGCCGGGCGTCACGTCGATCGCGGTGGACCTGCACAAGTACGCGTACACCCCCAAGGGCGCCTCGGTGCTGCTCTTCCGGGACGCCGAACTGCGCCGGCACGGCTGGTTCGCGGACGCCTCCTGGCCGGGCTACCCGGTGGTCAACGCCACGCTCCAGGGCACCAAGTCCGCCGGGCCGCTGGCCGCCGCCTGGGCGGTCCTGCGGCGGATCGGCCCCGCGGGCTACGCCGAGCTCTCCGGGCGCGTGCACGAGGCGGTACAGGCCCTCGTCGGGGGCATCGGCCGGATCGACGGGCTGCGGGTGCTGGGCATCCCGCAGGCGTCGCTGGTCGCCGTCGCCTCCGACGATCCGGGGCTCGACCCGTTCGTCGTCGCCGATGAGATGCGGCTGCGCGGCTGGTTCCTGCAGCCGCAGCCCGCCTTCGGCGGCTCCCCGCCCAACCTGCATCTGACCGTCACGGCGGCGGTGGCGTCCCCCGAACGGATCGCCCTGCTGCTGGAGGAGCTCGGCGGCGCCGTACGGCGGGCCCGCGAGCTCGGCCCGGCCGCCGTCGACGAGGGGCTCGCCGGGCTCGCCGCCCAGCTCGATCCCGACACGCTCGGCCCCGAGGAGATCGCCCTGGCCCTCCAGCTCGCCGGCATCTCCGACGACGGGGCGCTCCCGGAGCGGATGGCCCCGGTGCTGGCGGTCCTGCAGGCGCTGCCGCCCCGGCTGACCGAACGGCTGCTGCCGGAAGTCATCGGCCGGCTCTACCGGGCGCGGACTGGGCCGTACGGGTGA
- the carB gene encoding carbamoyl-phosphate synthase large subunit, with the protein MPKRTDIQSVLVIGSGPIVIGQAAEFDYSGTQACRVLKSEGLRVILVNSNPATIMTDPEIADATYVEPITPEYVEKIIAKERPDALLPTLGGQTALNTAISLHDNGVLDKYNVELIGANVEAINKGEDRQLFKGVVEAVNAKIGYGESARSVICHSMDDVISGVDTLGGYPVVVRPSFTMGGAGSGFAHDEEELRRIAGQGLTLSPTTEVLLEESILGWKEYELELMRDRNDNVVVVCSIENFDPMGVHTGDSITVAPALTLTDREYQNLRDVGIAIIREVGVDTGGCNIQFAINPEDGRVIVIEMNPRVSRSSALASKATGFPIAKIAARLAVGYTLDEIPNDITEKTPASFEPTLDYVVVKVPRFAFEKFPAADATLTTTMKSVGEAMAMGRNFTEALQKALRSLEKKGSQFTFTGEPGDKDALLATAAVPTDGRINTVMQAIRAGATPEEIFDATKIDPWFTDQLFLIKEVADDLAAADRLGPELLADAKRHGFSDVQIGEIRGLREDVVREVRHALGVRPVYKTVDTCAAEFAAKTPYFYSTYDEESEVAPREKPAVIILGSGPNRIGQGIEFDYSCVHASFALHDAGYETVMVNCNPETVSTDYDTSDRLYFEPLTLEDVLEIVHAESLAGPIAGVIVQLGGQTPLGLAQALKDNGVPIVGTSPEAIHLAEDRGAFGRVLAEAGLPAPKHGTATTFDEAKAIADEIGYPVLVRPSYVLGGRGMEIVYEEARLSSYIAESTEISPTRPVLVDRFLDDAIEIDVDALYDGTELYLGGVMEHIEEAGIHSGDSACALPPMTLGGYDIKRLRASTEAIAKGVGVQGLINIQFALAGDILYVLEANPRASRTVPFTSKATAVPLAKAAARISLGATVAELRAEGMLPKTGDGGTLPLDAPISVKEAVMPWSRFRDIHGRGVDTVLGPEMRSTGEVMGIDSVFGTAYAKSQAGAYGALPTKGTAFISVANRDKRNLVFPARALADHGFELLATSGTAEVLRRNGIHATIVRKQSEGTGPDGEPTVVQLIHDGKIDLIVNTPFGTGGRLDGYDIRTAAVSRGVPCLTTVQALAAAVQGIDALNRGDIGVRSLQEHAERLNAAREG; encoded by the coding sequence GTGCCTAAGCGCACCGATATCCAGTCCGTCCTGGTCATCGGCTCCGGCCCGATCGTCATCGGCCAGGCAGCGGAGTTCGACTACTCCGGTACCCAGGCCTGCCGGGTGCTGAAGTCCGAGGGCCTGCGGGTCATCCTCGTGAACTCCAACCCGGCCACGATCATGACCGACCCCGAGATCGCCGACGCCACCTACGTCGAGCCGATCACGCCGGAGTACGTCGAGAAGATCATCGCCAAGGAGCGCCCCGACGCGCTCCTGCCGACCCTCGGCGGCCAGACCGCGCTCAACACCGCGATCTCGCTGCACGACAACGGCGTCCTGGACAAGTACAACGTCGAGCTGATCGGCGCCAACGTCGAGGCCATCAACAAGGGCGAGGACCGCCAGCTCTTCAAGGGCGTCGTCGAGGCCGTCAACGCCAAGATCGGCTACGGCGAGTCCGCCCGGTCCGTCATCTGCCACTCGATGGACGACGTCATCTCGGGCGTGGACACCCTCGGCGGCTACCCCGTCGTCGTCCGCCCGTCCTTCACCATGGGCGGCGCCGGCTCCGGCTTCGCCCACGACGAGGAGGAGCTGCGCCGCATCGCCGGCCAGGGCCTCACGCTCTCGCCGACCACCGAGGTGCTCCTGGAGGAGTCCATCCTCGGCTGGAAGGAGTACGAGCTGGAGCTGATGCGCGACCGCAACGACAACGTCGTGGTCGTCTGCTCCATCGAGAACTTCGACCCGATGGGCGTCCACACCGGCGACTCCATCACCGTCGCCCCGGCGCTGACGCTGACCGACCGCGAGTACCAGAACCTGCGGGACGTCGGCATCGCGATCATCCGCGAGGTCGGCGTCGACACCGGCGGCTGCAACATCCAGTTCGCGATCAACCCCGAAGACGGCCGCGTCATCGTCATCGAGATGAACCCGCGGGTCTCGCGCTCCTCGGCGCTCGCCTCCAAGGCCACCGGCTTCCCGATCGCCAAGATCGCCGCCCGGCTCGCCGTCGGCTACACGCTCGACGAGATCCCGAACGACATCACCGAGAAGACCCCGGCGTCCTTCGAGCCGACGCTCGACTACGTCGTCGTCAAGGTGCCGCGCTTCGCCTTCGAGAAGTTCCCGGCGGCCGACGCGACCCTCACCACCACCATGAAGTCGGTCGGCGAGGCCATGGCGATGGGCCGCAACTTCACCGAGGCGCTGCAGAAGGCGCTGCGCTCGCTGGAGAAGAAGGGCAGCCAGTTCACCTTCACCGGCGAGCCCGGCGACAAGGACGCGCTGCTGGCCACGGCGGCCGTGCCGACCGACGGCCGGATCAACACCGTCATGCAGGCGATCCGGGCCGGCGCCACCCCGGAGGAGATCTTCGACGCGACGAAGATCGACCCGTGGTTCACCGACCAGCTCTTCCTGATCAAGGAGGTCGCCGACGACCTGGCGGCCGCCGACCGGCTCGGCCCCGAGCTGCTCGCCGACGCCAAGCGGCACGGCTTCTCCGACGTCCAGATCGGTGAGATCCGGGGTCTGCGCGAGGACGTCGTCCGCGAGGTCCGGCACGCGCTGGGGGTGCGCCCGGTCTACAAGACGGTCGACACCTGCGCCGCCGAGTTCGCCGCCAAGACCCCGTACTTCTACTCGACCTACGACGAGGAGTCCGAGGTCGCCCCGCGCGAGAAGCCCGCCGTGATCATCCTCGGCTCGGGCCCCAACCGCATCGGCCAGGGCATCGAGTTCGACTACTCCTGCGTCCACGCCTCGTTCGCGCTGCACGACGCGGGCTACGAGACCGTGATGGTCAACTGCAACCCCGAGACCGTCTCGACGGACTACGACACCTCCGACCGCCTGTACTTCGAGCCGCTGACGCTCGAGGACGTGCTGGAGATCGTGCACGCCGAGTCGCTGGCCGGCCCGATCGCGGGCGTCATCGTCCAGCTCGGCGGCCAGACCCCGCTCGGCCTGGCGCAGGCCCTCAAGGACAACGGGGTGCCGATCGTCGGCACCTCGCCCGAGGCCATCCACCTCGCCGAGGACCGCGGCGCGTTCGGCCGGGTGCTGGCCGAGGCCGGACTGCCCGCCCCCAAGCACGGCACCGCGACCACCTTCGACGAGGCCAAGGCCATCGCCGACGAGATCGGCTACCCGGTCCTGGTCCGCCCGTCGTACGTGCTCGGCGGCCGCGGCATGGAGATCGTCTACGAGGAGGCCCGGCTCTCCTCGTACATCGCCGAGTCCACCGAGATCAGCCCGACCCGCCCGGTCCTGGTCGACCGGTTCCTCGACGACGCCATCGAGATCGACGTCGACGCGCTCTACGACGGCACCGAGCTCTACCTCGGCGGCGTCATGGAGCACATCGAGGAGGCCGGTATCCACTCCGGCGACTCCGCCTGCGCACTGCCCCCGATGACGCTCGGCGGCTACGACATCAAGCGGCTGCGCGCCTCCACCGAGGCCATCGCCAAGGGTGTCGGCGTCCAGGGCCTGATCAACATCCAGTTCGCGCTGGCCGGGGACATCCTCTATGTCCTCGAGGCCAACCCGCGCGCCTCGCGCACCGTCCCCTTCACCTCGAAGGCGACCGCGGTGCCGCTGGCCAAGGCCGCCGCGCGGATCTCGCTCGGCGCGACCGTCGCCGAACTGCGCGCCGAGGGCATGCTCCCGAAGACCGGCGACGGCGGCACCCTGCCGCTGGACGCGCCGATCTCCGTCAAGGAGGCCGTCATGCCGTGGAGCCGCTTCCGCGACATCCACGGCCGCGGCGTCGACACCGTGCTGGGCCCGGAGATGCGCTCCACCGGCGAGGTCATGGGCATCGACTCGGTCTTCGGCACCGCCTACGCCAAGTCCCAGGCCGGCGCGTACGGCGCGCTGCCCACCAAGGGCACCGCGTTCATCTCGGTGGCCAACCGCGACAAGCGCAACCTGGTCTTCCCGGCCCGCGCACTCGCCGACCACGGCTTCGAACTGCTCGCCACCTCCGGCACCGCCGAAGTGCTGCGCCGCAACGGCATCCACGCCACCATCGTGCGCAAGCAGAGCGAGGGCACCGGCCCCGACGGTGAGCCGACCGTCGTCCAGCTGATCCACGACGGCAAGATCGACCTCATCGTCAACACCCCGTTCGGCACCGGTGGCCGCCTCGACGGCTACGACATCAGGACCGCCGCGGTCTCCCGCGGTGTCCCGTGCCTGACGACGGTGCAGGCGCTGGCCGCCGCCGTGCAGGGCATCGACGCGCTCAACCGCGGCGACATCGGGGTCAGATCACTGCAGGAACACGCGGAACGTCTGAACGCCGCCCGCGAGGGATAG
- a CDS encoding aspartate carbamoyltransferase catalytic subunit: MKRHLISAADLTRDDAILVLDTAEEMARVADRPIKKLPTLRGRTVVNLFFEDSTRTRISFEAAAKRLSADVINFSAKGSSVSKGESLKDTALTLEAMGADAVVIRHGSSGAPHRLATSGWIGGSVVNAGDGTHEHPTQALLDAFTMRRHLAGAKDGGPTFHRGPGDGTGRDLAGRRITIVGDILHSRVARSNVHLLNTLGAQVTLVAPPTLLPIGVDSWPCDVSYDLDAVLAKSDAVMMLRVQSERMNAAFFPTEREYSRRYGLDGGRMAALPEHAIVMHPGPMNRGMEITAEVADSERCTVVEQVANGVSIRMAVLYLLLGGNEPAIATAAPAARTEENDQS, encoded by the coding sequence ATGAAGCGCCACCTGATCTCGGCCGCCGACCTGACCCGCGACGACGCCATCCTCGTCCTCGACACCGCCGAGGAAATGGCCCGCGTGGCCGACCGGCCGATCAAGAAGCTGCCGACCCTGCGCGGCCGCACCGTCGTCAACCTCTTCTTCGAGGACTCGACCCGCACCCGCATCTCCTTCGAGGCCGCCGCCAAGCGGCTCTCCGCCGATGTCATCAACTTCTCCGCCAAGGGCTCCTCGGTCTCCAAGGGCGAGTCCCTGAAGGACACCGCGCTGACCCTGGAGGCGATGGGCGCCGACGCCGTCGTCATCCGGCACGGCTCCTCCGGCGCCCCGCACCGGCTCGCCACCTCCGGCTGGATCGGCGGCTCGGTCGTCAACGCCGGTGACGGCACCCACGAACACCCCACCCAGGCGCTGCTCGACGCCTTCACCATGCGCCGCCACCTGGCGGGCGCGAAGGACGGCGGCCCGACCTTCCACCGCGGTCCTGGCGACGGCACTGGCCGCGACCTCGCCGGCCGCCGGATCACGATCGTCGGCGACATCCTGCACAGCCGGGTCGCCCGCTCCAACGTCCACCTGCTCAACACGCTCGGCGCCCAGGTCACCCTGGTCGCCCCGCCGACCCTGCTGCCGATCGGCGTGGACAGCTGGCCCTGCGACGTCTCCTACGACCTGGACGCGGTGCTCGCCAAGTCCGACGCCGTGATGATGCTGCGGGTGCAGAGCGAACGGATGAACGCCGCGTTCTTCCCCACCGAGCGCGAGTACTCCCGCCGCTACGGCCTCGACGGCGGCCGGATGGCCGCCCTGCCGGAACACGCCATCGTGATGCACCCCGGCCCGATGAACCGCGGCATGGAGATCACCGCCGAGGTCGCCGACTCCGAGCGCTGCACCGTCGTCGAGCAGGTCGCCAACGGCGTCAGCATCCGGATGGCCGTCCTGTACCTGCTGCTCGGCGGGAACGAACCCGCCATCGCCACCGCCGCCCCCGCCGCCCGCACCGAGGAGAACGACCAGTCATGA
- the bldD gene encoding transcriptional regulator BldD gives MSSDYAKQLGAKLRAIRTQQGLSLHGVEEKSQGRWKAVVVGSYERGDRAVTVQRLAELADFYGVPVQELLPGTTPGGAAEPPPKLVLDLERLSQVPPDKAGPLQRYAATIQSQRGDYNGKVLSIRQDDLRTLAVIYDQSPSVLTEQLIGWGVLDADARRAVQHEDG, from the coding sequence ATGTCCAGCGATTACGCCAAACAGCTCGGAGCCAAGCTCCGCGCCATCCGCACGCAGCAGGGTCTCTCCCTCCACGGCGTCGAGGAGAAGTCCCAAGGCCGCTGGAAGGCCGTCGTCGTCGGCTCGTACGAGCGTGGCGACCGCGCCGTGACCGTACAGCGACTGGCCGAGCTGGCGGACTTCTACGGAGTTCCGGTCCAGGAGCTGCTGCCCGGCACCACGCCGGGCGGGGCCGCGGAGCCGCCGCCGAAGCTTGTCCTGGACCTGGAGCGACTGTCCCAGGTCCCGCCGGACAAGGCCGGTCCGCTGCAGCGCTACGCCGCCACCATCCAGAGCCAGCGCGGGGACTACAACGGCAAGGTGCTGTCGATCCGCCAGGACGACCTGCGCACGCTGGCCGTGATCTACGACCAGTCGCCGTCGGTCCTCACCGAGCAGCTCATCGGCTGGGGCGTCCTCGACGCGGACGCGCGCCGCGCGGTCCAGCACGAGGACGGCTGA
- the nusB gene encoding transcription antitermination factor NusB, whose amino-acid sequence MAARNKARKRAFQILFEADQRGVDPKTAMADWIRLARTDDRQPPVTEYTMQLVEGYAANAPRIDELLATYSVGWTLDRMPVVDRNVLRLGTYELIWEDETPDAVVLDEAVQLAKEFSTDESPAFVNGLLARLKDLKPTLRR is encoded by the coding sequence GTGGCTGCTCGGAACAAGGCCCGCAAGCGTGCCTTCCAGATCCTCTTCGAAGCGGATCAGCGGGGTGTCGACCCGAAGACCGCCATGGCGGACTGGATCCGGCTCGCCCGGACCGACGACCGGCAGCCGCCGGTCACCGAGTACACCATGCAGCTGGTCGAGGGATACGCCGCCAACGCGCCCCGCATCGACGAGCTGCTCGCGACCTACTCGGTGGGCTGGACGCTGGACCGGATGCCGGTCGTCGACCGGAACGTCCTGCGGCTCGGCACCTATGAGCTGATCTGGGAGGACGAGACCCCGGACGCGGTCGTGCTGGACGAGGCGGTCCAGCTCGCCAAGGAGTTCTCCACCGATGAGTCGCCCGCCTTCGTCAACGGGCTGCTGGCCCGTCTGAAGGACCTCAAGCCGACTCTCCGGCGATAG
- a CDS encoding dihydroorotase, translating into MSKTLIRGAKVLGGDPQDVLIDGETIAAVGTALDADGATVVEADGMILLPGLVDLHTHLREPGREDSETVLTGTRAAAIGGYTAVHAMANTFPVADTAGVVEQVWRLGRESGYCDVQPVGAVTVGLAGKQLAELGAMADSAAGVRVFSDDGKCVDDAVIMRRALEYVKAFDGVVAQHAQEPRLTEGAQMNEGIVSGELGLVGWPAVAEESIIARDVLLAAHVDSRVHICHLSTAGSVEIVRWAKSKGWNVTAEVTPHHLLLTDELVRSYNPVYKVNPPLRTEADVMALREALADGTIDCVATDHAPHPHEDKDCEWAAAAMGMVGLETALSVVQQTMVDTGLLDWAGVADRMSARPAVIGRLAGHGRPVAAGEPANLTLVDPAYRGVVNPAGFASRSRNTPYEGRELPGRVIATFLRGRATVVDGKLA; encoded by the coding sequence ATGAGCAAGACCCTGATCCGAGGCGCCAAGGTGCTCGGCGGCGACCCGCAGGACGTCCTGATCGACGGTGAGACGATCGCCGCCGTCGGAACCGCGCTGGACGCCGACGGCGCCACCGTCGTCGAGGCGGACGGCATGATCCTGCTGCCGGGCCTCGTCGACCTGCACACCCATCTGCGCGAGCCGGGCCGCGAGGACTCCGAGACGGTCCTGACCGGCACCCGCGCCGCCGCCATCGGCGGCTACACCGCCGTGCACGCGATGGCCAACACCTTCCCCGTCGCGGACACCGCGGGCGTCGTCGAGCAGGTCTGGCGGCTCGGCCGCGAGTCCGGCTACTGCGACGTGCAGCCGGTCGGCGCCGTCACCGTCGGCCTGGCGGGCAAGCAGCTCGCCGAGCTCGGCGCGATGGCCGACTCCGCCGCCGGTGTGCGGGTCTTCTCCGACGACGGCAAGTGCGTCGACGACGCGGTGATCATGCGCCGCGCGCTGGAGTACGTGAAGGCCTTCGACGGAGTCGTCGCCCAGCACGCCCAGGAGCCCCGCCTCACCGAGGGCGCCCAGATGAACGAGGGCATCGTCTCCGGCGAACTGGGCCTGGTCGGCTGGCCGGCCGTCGCCGAGGAGTCGATCATCGCCCGCGACGTGCTGCTCGCCGCGCACGTCGACTCCCGCGTGCACATCTGCCATCTGTCCACGGCCGGCTCCGTCGAGATCGTCCGCTGGGCCAAGTCCAAGGGCTGGAACGTGACCGCCGAGGTCACCCCGCACCACCTGCTGCTCACCGACGAGCTGGTCCGCTCGTACAACCCGGTCTACAAGGTCAACCCGCCGCTGCGCACCGAGGCCGACGTCATGGCGCTGCGCGAGGCGCTGGCCGACGGCACCATCGACTGCGTCGCCACCGACCACGCGCCGCACCCGCACGAGGACAAGGACTGCGAGTGGGCCGCGGCCGCCATGGGCATGGTGGGCCTGGAGACCGCGCTGTCCGTCGTCCAGCAGACGATGGTCGACACCGGCCTGCTCGACTGGGCCGGCGTCGCCGACCGCATGTCGGCGCGGCCCGCCGTCATCGGCCGGCTGGCCGGCCACGGACGGCCGGTCGCCGCGGGCGAGCCCGCGAACCTCACTCTCGTCGATCCGGCTTACCGTGGAGTGGTGAATCCCGCGGGCTTCGCCTCCCGCAGCCGCAACACCCCGTACGAGGGCCGTGAGCTGCCGGGCCGGGTGATCGCCACCTTCCTGCGGGGCAGGGCGACGGTCGTGGACGGGAAACTCGCGTGA